A genomic segment from Burkholderia plantarii encodes:
- a CDS encoding 2-keto-3-deoxygluconate permease produces the protein MNIKKAIERFPGGMMVIPLLWGSILNTFAPQVLGIGSFSTQLAHGALPILAVFFVCMGAEIQLRTAPRALRNGAAITLAKLASGVLIGLLVSKLCGPQGFLGLSGMAVIAAVTNANMGLYAALTRQFGDEVDRGALAVLSILEGPFVTMVALGLSGLARIPVLDLVATVLPIVIGMVLGNLDEDMRKFLKSGGDLLIPFFAFGLGAQINLHAILGAGLSGIVLGIITLVAGACFNVLASRLAGGTGVGGMAAATTAGNAVATPTAIAAVDPRLGSLVAVATPQIAASTIVTSLLAPLVTAAYARWRMRRVPRPAAREAAVGTARAAGHGGAPPREAAPADVGG, from the coding sequence ATGAACATCAAGAAGGCCATCGAACGCTTCCCCGGCGGCATGATGGTGATCCCCCTGCTCTGGGGCAGCATCCTCAATACGTTCGCGCCGCAGGTGCTCGGCATCGGCAGTTTCTCGACGCAGCTCGCGCACGGCGCGCTGCCGATCCTCGCGGTGTTCTTCGTCTGCATGGGCGCCGAGATCCAGCTGCGCACGGCGCCGCGCGCGCTGCGCAACGGCGCGGCGATCACGCTGGCCAAGCTGGCGAGCGGCGTGCTGATCGGCCTGCTGGTCAGCAAGCTGTGCGGCCCGCAGGGCTTCCTCGGGCTGTCGGGGATGGCCGTCATCGCGGCCGTCACGAACGCCAACATGGGCCTCTACGCGGCGCTCACGCGCCAGTTCGGCGACGAGGTCGATCGCGGCGCGCTGGCGGTGCTGTCGATCCTCGAAGGCCCGTTCGTGACGATGGTCGCGCTCGGGCTGTCCGGCCTCGCGCGGATCCCGGTGCTGGATCTGGTGGCCACCGTGCTGCCGATCGTGATCGGCATGGTGCTCGGCAACCTCGACGAGGACATGCGCAAGTTCCTCAAGTCGGGCGGCGACCTGCTGATCCCGTTCTTCGCGTTCGGCCTGGGCGCGCAGATCAACCTGCACGCGATCCTCGGCGCGGGGCTGTCGGGCATCGTGCTCGGCATCATCACGCTGGTCGCCGGTGCCTGCTTCAACGTGCTGGCCTCGCGGCTCGCGGGCGGCACCGGGGTGGGCGGCATGGCGGCCGCGACCACGGCCGGCAACGCCGTGGCCACGCCGACCGCGATCGCGGCCGTCGATCCGCGCCTCGGCTCGCTGGTGGCGGTGGCCACGCCGCAGATCGCGGCCTCGACGATCGTCACCTCGCTGCTCGCGCCGCTCGTGACGGCCGCCTATGCGCGCTGGCGGATGCGCCGGGTGCCGCGTCCGGCGGCGCGCGAGGCGGCCGTGGGCACGGCACGCGCCGCGGGGCACGGCGGCGCGCCGCCTCGCGAGGCGGCGCCGGCCGACGTCGGCGGCTGA
- a CDS encoding UxaA family hydrolase, with protein MSQATLAIKLHDNDDVLIARGAIAAGTILAEFGDLVAAAEIPPAHKIACRDVAQGGPVRRYGQIIGFATQPIRAGEHVHVHNLSIGEFNRDYAFGEDRREVVPAAAPLAFNGFRRADGRVATRNYIGVISTVNCSATVTKLVSQHFSAPGALDAFPNVDGIVPITHSFGCCIDHNGEGIQQLRRTIGGYVRHPNFAGVVIIGLGCEANQMGAMFVAEGVEPGPLLVPLVMQEQGGTQKTVDAAIAAVQAMLPIANQAVREPLPVSHISIALQCGGSDGYSGITANPALGAAVDLLVRHGGTAILTETPEIYGAEHLLTRRAVSREVGEKIVERIHWWEAYAEREKGSIDNNPTPGNKAGGLTTILEKSLGAVAKSGSSPLMGVYRYAEPVDTNGLVFMDAPGYDPMGATGQIASGANLVVFTTGRGSCFGAKPAPSIKVATNSTMYARMVDDMDINCGEIMEGTATVEQKGEEIFRMIVEVASGGKSKSEALGVGNEEFVPWMIGAQM; from the coding sequence ATGAGCCAAGCCACGCTCGCCATCAAGCTGCACGACAACGACGACGTCCTGATCGCCCGCGGCGCGATTGCCGCCGGAACGATTCTCGCCGAATTCGGCGATCTTGTCGCCGCCGCCGAGATCCCGCCCGCCCACAAGATCGCCTGCCGCGACGTCGCGCAGGGCGGGCCGGTGCGCCGCTACGGCCAGATCATCGGCTTCGCCACGCAGCCGATCCGCGCGGGCGAACACGTCCACGTCCACAACCTGTCGATCGGCGAGTTCAATCGCGACTACGCGTTCGGCGAGGACCGCCGCGAGGTGGTGCCGGCCGCGGCGCCGCTCGCGTTCAACGGCTTTCGCCGCGCCGACGGCCGCGTGGCGACGCGCAACTACATCGGCGTGATCAGCACGGTGAACTGCTCGGCCACGGTCACCAAGCTGGTCTCGCAGCACTTCAGCGCGCCGGGCGCGCTCGACGCGTTTCCGAACGTGGACGGCATCGTGCCGATCACGCACAGCTTCGGCTGCTGCATCGATCACAACGGCGAAGGCATCCAGCAGCTGCGCCGCACGATCGGCGGCTACGTCAGGCATCCGAACTTCGCCGGCGTGGTGATCATCGGCCTCGGCTGCGAGGCGAACCAGATGGGCGCGATGTTCGTGGCCGAAGGCGTGGAGCCGGGCCCGCTGCTGGTGCCGCTCGTGATGCAGGAGCAGGGCGGCACGCAGAAGACGGTGGACGCGGCGATCGCGGCCGTGCAGGCGATGCTGCCGATCGCGAACCAGGCGGTGCGCGAGCCGCTGCCGGTCTCGCACATCAGCATCGCGCTGCAGTGCGGCGGCTCGGACGGCTACTCGGGCATCACGGCCAACCCGGCGCTCGGCGCGGCGGTGGACCTGCTGGTGCGTCACGGCGGCACCGCGATCCTGACCGAGACGCCCGAGATCTACGGCGCCGAGCACCTGCTCACGCGCCGCGCGGTGAGTCGTGAAGTGGGCGAGAAGATCGTCGAGCGGATCCACTGGTGGGAAGCCTACGCCGAGCGCGAGAAGGGCAGCATCGACAACAATCCGACGCCCGGCAACAAGGCGGGCGGCCTCACCACGATCCTCGAGAAATCGCTCGGCGCGGTGGCCAAGAGCGGTTCGTCGCCGCTGATGGGCGTGTACCGCTACGCGGAGCCGGTCGACACGAACGGCCTGGTGTTCATGGACGCGCCGGGCTACGACCCGATGGGCGCGACCGGCCAGATCGCGAGCGGCGCGAACCTGGTGGTGTTCACCACCGGCCGCGGCTCGTGCTTCGGCGCGAAGCCGGCGCCGTCGATCAAGGTCGCGACCAACTCGACGATGTACGCACGCATGGTGGACGACATGGACATCAACTGCGGCGAGATCATGGAAGGCACGGCGACGGTCGAGCAGAAGGGCGAGGAGATCTTCCGCATGATCGTGGAGGTGGCCTCGGGCGGCAAGAGCAAGAGCGAGGCGCTCGGCGTGGGCAACGAGGAATTCGTGCCCTGGATGATCGGCGCGCAGATGTGA
- a CDS encoding FadR/GntR family transcriptional regulator, which produces MDSRTRNTGALASTVRRIETGITEGRWRANERLPSERALAEAFGVSRATIREAIARLASKGLLETRRGSGVYLLGAKPAALAAPWLQLISETPPLRTETLEFRLVFECAAARFAAQRSSQRELEKFEAILERMHAAVRDADVDEEAATDGEFHATLTAASHNRLLDQFYASVITMLREHIASNTYDATVNNANAAIQARDRLHQHEGIYRAIRDRDPDAAQQAMFVHIDYVGRQFNV; this is translated from the coding sequence GTGGATAGTCGGACGAGAAACACCGGCGCGCTGGCCAGCACGGTCAGGCGCATCGAGACGGGCATCACGGAGGGACGCTGGCGCGCCAACGAGCGGCTGCCGTCGGAGCGCGCGCTGGCCGAGGCGTTCGGCGTGTCGCGCGCGACCATCCGCGAGGCGATCGCGCGGCTCGCGAGCAAGGGGCTGCTGGAGACGCGGCGCGGCAGCGGCGTCTACCTGCTCGGCGCGAAGCCGGCCGCGCTCGCCGCGCCGTGGCTGCAGCTGATCAGCGAGACGCCGCCGCTACGCACGGAGACGCTGGAATTCCGGCTCGTGTTCGAATGCGCGGCGGCGCGCTTCGCGGCGCAGCGCTCGTCGCAGCGCGAGCTGGAGAAGTTCGAGGCGATCCTCGAGCGCATGCACGCCGCCGTGCGCGACGCCGACGTGGACGAAGAAGCCGCCACCGACGGCGAATTCCACGCCACGCTCACGGCCGCCTCGCACAACCGCCTGCTCGACCAGTTCTACGCGAGCGTGATCACGATGCTGCGCGAGCACATCGCGAGCAATACCTACGACGCCACCGTCAACAACGCGAACGCCGCGATCCAGGCGCGCGACCGCCTGCACCAGCACGAGGGCATCTATCGCGCGATCCGCGACCGCGATCCGGACGCGGCGCAGCAGGCGATGTTCGTGCATATCGATTACGTGGGGCGGCAGTTCAACGTGTAG
- a CDS encoding 2-dehydropantoate 2-reductase produces MKVTIYGAGAIGGWIGARLALAGHAVSVVARGAALDVLRRDGLTLIEQGTTQAVSVTASDDPAALGPQELVVIAVKAPAMADVAARVGPLIGEHTAVLTAMNGVPWWFCAGLGAALADTRLESVDRSGAIAAAIPAANTIGCVVHASCQQPAPGVVRHHQGRRLIVGEAAGEPRERTRRIARALTAAGFEVELSPRIQRDIWFKLWGNMTMNPISALTGATTDRVLDDELVRGFATRVMNEAAAIGREIGIPIEQDPQERHAVTAKLGAMRTSMLQDVEAGKPVEIDALVASVRELGVIVQVPTPFTDALLGLIRLRARVLGLY; encoded by the coding sequence ATGAAGGTCACCATCTACGGCGCCGGCGCGATCGGCGGCTGGATCGGCGCGCGGCTCGCGCTGGCGGGCCACGCGGTCTCGGTGGTCGCGCGCGGCGCCGCGCTCGACGTGCTGCGTCGCGACGGGCTCACGCTGATCGAGCAGGGCACCACGCAGGCGGTGTCCGTCACCGCCAGCGACGACCCGGCCGCGCTCGGCCCCCAGGAGCTGGTCGTGATCGCGGTGAAGGCGCCGGCGATGGCCGACGTGGCCGCGCGCGTCGGCCCGCTGATCGGCGAGCACACGGCGGTGCTGACGGCGATGAACGGCGTGCCGTGGTGGTTCTGCGCCGGGCTCGGCGCCGCGCTGGCCGACACGCGGCTCGAATCGGTCGATCGCTCGGGCGCGATCGCGGCCGCGATTCCCGCCGCGAACACGATCGGCTGCGTGGTGCATGCGAGCTGCCAGCAGCCGGCGCCGGGCGTGGTGCGTCACCATCAGGGCCGGCGCCTGATCGTGGGCGAGGCGGCCGGCGAGCCGCGCGAGCGCACGCGGCGCATCGCCCGCGCGCTGACCGCGGCCGGCTTCGAGGTCGAGCTGTCGCCGCGCATTCAACGCGACATCTGGTTCAAGCTGTGGGGCAACATGACGATGAACCCGATCAGCGCGCTGACGGGCGCCACCACCGATCGCGTGCTCGACGACGAACTCGTGCGCGGCTTCGCGACCCGCGTGATGAACGAGGCCGCCGCGATCGGCCGCGAGATCGGCATTCCGATCGAGCAGGATCCGCAGGAGCGCCACGCCGTCACCGCGAAGCTCGGCGCGATGCGCACCTCGATGCTGCAGGACGTGGAGGCGGGCAAGCCGGTGGAGATCGACGCGCTGGTGGCGAGCGTGCGCGAGCTGGGCGTGATCGTGCAGGTGCCGACGCCGTTCACCGACGCGCTGCTTGGGTTGATCCGCCTGCGGGCGCGGGTGCTGGGCTTGTATTGA
- a CDS encoding LysR family transcriptional regulator, producing MQKSTTDAHRINWDDLRYFLAVARLQTASAAAKRLGCDHTTVARRVRELEASLDTVLFEKSRAGGFALTAEGQRLLAYADRIESAVQSASEQFKGSADLLSGHVRIGSTEGFGSFFLASQLAHFSHAHPEISIDLLPVPHFVSLSKREADIAILLERPERGQYVHTKLCDYRLRLYGTREYLARHPVAARLAELREHVFLNYVNDLVFSPELLYLERVIPGAHSNLSTTSIVAQYHAALQGTALAILPCFMAEPDPRLVAVLPDEVSLIRHFWLCCREDIRGLRRISALWNFLRRAAEINQGFLLGDNAQMGFEVL from the coding sequence ATGCAAAAATCCACAACCGACGCACATCGGATCAACTGGGACGACCTGCGGTATTTCCTTGCGGTGGCACGCTTGCAGACGGCGAGCGCCGCCGCGAAACGGCTCGGCTGCGATCACACCACCGTCGCGCGCCGCGTGCGCGAACTCGAGGCGTCGCTCGACACCGTGCTGTTCGAGAAGTCGCGCGCCGGGGGCTTCGCGCTGACGGCCGAAGGGCAGCGCCTGCTCGCCTATGCCGACCGGATCGAGAGCGCCGTGCAGTCGGCCAGCGAGCAGTTCAAGGGCAGCGCCGACCTGCTGTCGGGGCATGTGCGGATCGGCTCGACCGAAGGGTTCGGCTCGTTCTTCCTCGCGTCGCAACTCGCGCATTTCTCGCACGCGCATCCGGAGATCTCGATCGACCTGCTGCCGGTGCCGCATTTCGTCAGCCTGTCCAAGCGCGAGGCCGACATCGCGATCCTGCTGGAGCGGCCCGAGCGCGGCCAGTACGTGCATACCAAGCTCTGCGATTACCGGTTGCGGCTGTACGGGACGCGCGAGTACCTGGCGCGGCACCCGGTGGCGGCGCGCCTGGCCGAACTGCGCGAGCACGTGTTCCTGAACTACGTGAACGATCTCGTGTTCAGCCCGGAACTGCTGTATCTGGAGCGCGTGATCCCGGGCGCGCATTCGAACCTGTCGACCACCAGCATCGTCGCGCAGTATCACGCCGCGCTGCAGGGCACGGCGCTCGCGATCCTGCCATGCTTCATGGCCGAGCCGGACCCGCGCCTCGTGGCCGTGCTGCCCGACGAGGTGTCGCTGATCCGGCATTTCTGGCTTTGCTGCCGCGAGGACATTCGCGGCCTGCGGCGCATCTCGGCGCTATGGAATTTCCTGCGCCGCGCCGCGGAGATCAATCAGGGGTTTCTGCTCGGCGATAACGCGCAGATGGGGTTCGAGGTGCTGTAG
- a CDS encoding MFS transporter has translation MDLQSSAAAMPRATHKSRRDYVVAGWASMAGTTIEWYDFFLYGTAAALVFNKVFFPSLDPVLGTMAAFATYGVGFIGRPMGGLIFGHFGDRIGRKSMLMATLLMMGIPSMAIGLIPSFQSIGYWAAGLLVAMRFIQGMAVGGEWGGAALMAVEHAPPGKKGLFGSFPQTGVGFGLILSSSAMAVVANLPEPALLSWGWRVPFLASVALLIIGWYIRTRVPESPDFEQLKQDGARVKSPVAAVIVHHRPALLAIIGARTAENTWFYLVVAFALSYAANQLKIPKAAILHAITAGAALSLFTMPLAGYLSDTIGQKRLFMIGLVVMCLFSAPFFSMLETRHAMLVWWAMVLGVGVVFPILYAPESQFFAAQFPAQVRYSGISVSVQMAGVLGGGIAPMIATALLAAGGGQPRYVVAYMIALGVIALLCAACLRDGREPRQAA, from the coding sequence ATGGACCTTCAATCATCGGCCGCCGCGATGCCGCGGGCCACGCACAAGTCACGCAGGGACTATGTCGTGGCCGGCTGGGCAAGCATGGCCGGCACCACCATCGAGTGGTACGACTTCTTCCTCTACGGCACCGCCGCCGCGCTCGTCTTCAACAAGGTGTTCTTCCCCTCGCTCGACCCCGTGCTCGGCACGATGGCCGCGTTCGCCACCTACGGCGTGGGCTTCATCGGGCGGCCGATGGGCGGCCTGATCTTCGGCCACTTCGGCGACCGCATCGGCCGCAAGTCGATGCTGATGGCGACGCTGCTGATGATGGGCATCCCGAGCATGGCGATCGGCCTGATCCCGTCGTTCCAGAGCATCGGCTACTGGGCCGCGGGGCTGCTGGTGGCGATGCGCTTCATCCAGGGCATGGCGGTGGGCGGCGAATGGGGCGGCGCCGCGCTGATGGCGGTGGAGCACGCGCCGCCCGGCAAGAAGGGCCTGTTCGGCAGCTTCCCGCAGACCGGCGTGGGCTTCGGGCTGATCCTCTCGTCGAGCGCGATGGCGGTGGTCGCGAACCTGCCCGAGCCGGCGCTGCTGTCGTGGGGCTGGCGCGTGCCGTTCCTCGCCAGCGTCGCGCTGCTGATCATCGGCTGGTACATCCGCACGCGCGTGCCGGAATCGCCCGACTTCGAGCAGCTGAAGCAGGACGGCGCGCGCGTGAAGTCGCCCGTGGCGGCCGTGATCGTCCACCATCGCCCGGCGCTGCTCGCCATCATCGGCGCGCGCACGGCCGAGAACACCTGGTTCTATCTGGTGGTCGCGTTCGCGCTGTCCTACGCGGCCAACCAGTTGAAGATCCCGAAGGCGGCGATCCTGCACGCGATCACGGCCGGCGCCGCGCTGTCGCTGTTCACGATGCCGCTGGCCGGCTACCTCAGCGACACCATCGGCCAGAAGCGGCTGTTCATGATCGGCCTGGTGGTGATGTGCCTGTTCTCGGCGCCGTTCTTCTCGATGCTGGAAACGCGGCACGCCATGCTGGTCTGGTGGGCGATGGTGCTCGGCGTGGGCGTGGTGTTCCCGATCCTCTACGCGCCGGAATCACAGTTCTTCGCCGCGCAGTTCCCGGCGCAGGTGCGCTACAGCGGCATCTCGGTGTCGGTGCAGATGGCCGGCGTGCTTGGCGGCGGCATCGCGCCGATGATCGCCACCGCGCTGCTGGCCGCGGGCGGCGGCCAACCGCGCTACGTGGTGGCCTACATGATCGCGCTCGGCGTCATCGCGCTGCTGTGCGCCGCGTGCCTGCGCGACGGCAGGGAACCGCGCCAGGCGGCCTGA
- a CDS encoding CoA-acylating methylmalonate-semialdehyde dehydrogenase: MNAVIQDNVATVAKVPLLIDGEFVESGTSEWRDIVNPATQEVLARVPFATVDEVDAAARAAHAAFAKWKTTPIGARMRIMLKYQELIRANQTRIAAVLTAEQGKTLPDAEGDIFRGLEVVEHACSIGTLQLGEFAENVAGSVDTYTLRQPLGVCAGITPFNFPAMIPLWMFPMALVCGNTFVLKPSEQDPLSTMELVKLAIEAGVPKGVLNVVHGGKQVVDAICTHPLVKAISFVGSTAVGTHVYRLGSEHGKRVQSMMGAKNHAVVLPDANREQTLNALAGAGFGAAGQRCMATSAVVLVGAAREWLPDLVAKARTLKVNAGVEAGTDVGPLVSKAARARVLSLIEEGIAAGATLALDGREVTVPGYEHGNFVGPTIFSDVTTDMSIYTQEIFGPVLVVLTAATLDEAIALVNANPFGNGVGLFTQSGAAARRFQSEIDIGQVGINIPIPVPAPYFSFTGSRGSKLGDLGPYGKQVVQFYTQTKTVTARWFDDATVNDGVNTTISLR; encoded by the coding sequence ATGAACGCAGTCATTCAGGATAACGTAGCAACCGTTGCCAAGGTACCGCTGCTGATCGACGGCGAGTTCGTCGAATCGGGCACGAGCGAGTGGCGCGACATCGTCAATCCCGCCACGCAGGAAGTGCTCGCGCGCGTGCCGTTCGCCACCGTCGACGAGGTCGACGCGGCCGCCCGCGCCGCGCACGCGGCGTTCGCGAAGTGGAAGACCACCCCGATCGGCGCGCGCATGCGCATCATGCTCAAGTACCAGGAGCTGATCCGCGCGAACCAGACGCGCATCGCCGCCGTGCTGACCGCCGAACAGGGCAAGACGCTGCCCGACGCCGAGGGCGACATCTTCCGCGGGCTCGAAGTCGTCGAGCACGCCTGCTCGATCGGCACGCTGCAGCTCGGCGAGTTCGCCGAGAACGTGGCCGGCAGCGTCGACACCTACACGCTGCGCCAGCCGCTGGGCGTGTGCGCCGGCATCACGCCGTTCAACTTCCCCGCCATGATCCCGCTCTGGATGTTCCCGATGGCGCTGGTCTGCGGCAACACCTTCGTGCTGAAGCCTTCCGAGCAGGATCCGCTCTCCACCATGGAACTGGTCAAGCTCGCGATCGAGGCCGGCGTGCCGAAGGGCGTGCTCAACGTGGTCCACGGCGGCAAGCAGGTGGTGGACGCGATCTGCACGCATCCGCTCGTCAAGGCGATCTCGTTCGTCGGCTCGACCGCCGTGGGCACCCACGTGTACCGGCTCGGCAGCGAGCACGGCAAGCGCGTGCAGTCGATGATGGGCGCGAAGAACCACGCGGTGGTGCTGCCCGACGCGAACCGCGAGCAGACGCTCAACGCGCTGGCCGGCGCCGGCTTCGGCGCGGCCGGCCAGCGCTGCATGGCCACCTCGGCGGTGGTGCTGGTGGGCGCCGCCCGCGAGTGGCTGCCGGACCTGGTGGCCAAGGCCAGGACGCTGAAGGTGAACGCGGGCGTGGAGGCCGGCACCGACGTCGGCCCGCTGGTCTCGAAGGCGGCCAGGGCGCGCGTGCTGTCGTTGATCGAGGAAGGCATCGCGGCCGGCGCCACGCTCGCGCTCGACGGGCGCGAGGTGACGGTGCCGGGCTACGAGCACGGCAACTTCGTGGGCCCGACCATCTTCAGCGACGTCACCACCGACATGTCGATCTACACGCAGGAGATCTTCGGACCGGTGCTGGTGGTGCTGACGGCGGCCACGCTCGACGAGGCGATCGCGCTGGTGAACGCGAACCCGTTCGGCAACGGCGTGGGCCTGTTCACGCAGAGCGGCGCGGCGGCGCGCAGGTTCCAGAGCGAGATCGACATCGGCCAGGTGGGGATCAACATCCCGATCCCGGTGCCGGCGCCGTATTTCAGCTTCACCGGCTCGCGCGGCTCGAAGCTCGGCGACCTCGGCCCCTACGGCAAGCAGGTGGTGCAGTTCTACACCCAGACCAAGACCGTGACGGCACGCTGGTTCGACGACGCGACCGTCAACGACGGCGTGAACACCACCATCAGCCTGCGCTGA
- the mmsB gene encoding 3-hydroxyisobutyrate dehydrogenase, which yields MKIGFIGLGNMGAPMALNLLKAGHALRVFDLDAAALRTLADAGASVADSPKEAANDAERVITMLPAAAHVRRVLTGGDGVLAGLAPGAIVIDCSTIDPATVKAMAEAAEARGNRFVDAPVSGGTGGAAAGTLTFMVGAAQPLFDTIEPLLRAMGSNVVRCGEVSTGQVAKICNNLILGITMAGVSEAMALGEALGIDPKVLGGIVSRSTGRCWSADTYNPFPGVIETAPASRGYTGGFGTDLMLKDLGLATDAARSVRQPAYLGALAQQLYQALSANGGGGLDFSSVIGLYRAKSRTAG from the coding sequence ATGAAGATCGGATTCATCGGGCTCGGCAACATGGGCGCGCCGATGGCGCTCAACCTGCTGAAGGCGGGGCACGCGCTGCGCGTGTTCGACCTCGACGCGGCCGCGCTGCGCACGCTGGCCGACGCCGGGGCGAGCGTGGCGGATTCGCCGAAGGAGGCGGCGAACGACGCCGAACGAGTGATCACGATGCTGCCGGCCGCCGCGCACGTGCGGCGCGTGCTGACGGGCGGCGACGGCGTGCTGGCCGGCCTCGCGCCCGGCGCGATCGTGATCGATTGCAGCACCATCGATCCGGCCACCGTGAAGGCCATGGCCGAGGCCGCCGAGGCGCGCGGCAACCGCTTCGTGGATGCGCCCGTCTCGGGCGGCACGGGCGGCGCGGCGGCCGGCACGCTGACCTTCATGGTCGGCGCCGCGCAGCCGCTGTTCGACACTATCGAGCCGCTGCTGCGCGCGATGGGCAGCAACGTCGTGCGTTGCGGCGAGGTCTCGACGGGTCAGGTGGCGAAGATCTGCAACAACCTGATCCTCGGCATCACCATGGCCGGCGTGTCGGAGGCGATGGCGCTGGGCGAGGCGCTCGGCATCGACCCGAAGGTGCTGGGCGGGATCGTCTCGCGTTCGACCGGGCGCTGCTGGAGCGCGGACACCTACAACCCGTTCCCGGGCGTGATCGAGACCGCGCCGGCCTCGCGCGGCTATACCGGCGGCTTCGGCACCGACCTGATGCTGAAGGACCTCGGCCTCGCCACCGACGCGGCCAGGTCGGTCCGGCAGCCGGCTTACCTCGGCGCGCTCGCGCAGCAGCTGTACCAGGCGCTCAGCGCGAACGGCGGCGGCGGGTTGGATTTCTCGTCCGTGATCGGGCTCTATCGCGCGAAGTCGCGCACGGCGGGCTGA
- a CDS encoding tautomerase family protein, translating into MPTYVVSAAAGRFSQEEKEGIARGITQAHGRATGAQGFFAQVIFRWIAADDHFLGGRVHDADHVTVHGTIRAGRTAEQKSRLLEDIVGIVAGAANTGRRHVWVYLAELPPAQMAEYGRVLPQPGGEAGWLEALPAEDRDYLLGLDK; encoded by the coding sequence ATGCCGACCTATGTCGTATCCGCCGCCGCAGGCCGTTTCAGCCAGGAAGAGAAGGAGGGGATCGCGCGCGGCATCACGCAGGCGCATGGCCGCGCCACCGGCGCGCAGGGTTTCTTCGCGCAGGTGATCTTCCGGTGGATCGCGGCCGACGATCATTTCCTCGGCGGGCGCGTCCACGATGCGGACCACGTCACCGTCCACGGCACGATTCGCGCCGGGCGCACGGCCGAGCAGAAAAGCCGCCTGCTGGAAGACATCGTCGGGATCGTCGCCGGCGCGGCGAACACCGGCCGGCGTCACGTCTGGGTCTATCTCGCGGAGCTGCCGCCGGCGCAGATGGCCGAGTACGGCCGCGTGCTGCCGCAGCCGGGCGGCGAAGCCGGCTGGCTCGAGGCGCTGCCGGCGGAAGACCGCGACTACCTGCTCGGTCTCGACAAGTAA
- a CDS encoding glycoside hydrolase family 5 protein has protein sequence MTTNNRATNDATKHTTTSRSAWRRLRRAPIMAAIAAGVIAAAASTGAQAVSMLHASGRQIVDASGQGVALRGVNLGGWFVMESYMSPMDAGSLTDTYSVMAQLDASYGVAEERVLMKAYQDTWIQAQDFANIKAGGFNAVRVPLWWGQFFDLTNPTIPGWRSDAFVELDQLVANAAANGIYVIFDMHGVIGGQGTDPDTGRANVNQFWSNSEYQSDTAWMWWQIANHFKGNATVAGYDLINEPTGAPNTAAVWSAYAKLYTSIRSADPDHMIFIEGTFGNWNWDMLPPPSQYGWTNVVYEMHEYQWNANGNASVIDAGADRQATDFANHASWNVPGYIGEFNAFQGGAAAWQHSITAYDNAGLSWTSWAYKAVNGVAPNYWGWYDPTYWPARPNVSTDSASEIQRKWQLWSTSATFAKNTAINLKPSY, from the coding sequence ATGACAACCAACAACAGGGCAACGAACGACGCGACGAAGCACACCACGACGAGCCGATCCGCGTGGCGGCGCCTGCGCCGCGCCCCGATCATGGCCGCCATCGCCGCCGGCGTCATTGCCGCCGCCGCGAGCACCGGCGCGCAGGCCGTGTCGATGCTGCATGCGAGCGGCCGGCAGATCGTCGACGCGAGCGGGCAAGGCGTGGCGCTGCGCGGCGTGAACCTGGGCGGCTGGTTCGTGATGGAGAGCTACATGTCGCCGATGGACGCCGGCAGCCTGACCGACACCTACAGCGTGATGGCGCAGCTCGACGCCTCGTATGGCGTGGCCGAGGAACGCGTGCTGATGAAGGCCTACCAGGACACCTGGATCCAGGCGCAGGACTTCGCCAACATCAAGGCGGGCGGCTTCAACGCGGTGCGCGTGCCGCTCTGGTGGGGGCAGTTCTTCGACCTGACCAATCCCACCATTCCGGGCTGGCGCAGCGACGCGTTCGTGGAACTCGACCAGCTCGTCGCCAACGCGGCCGCGAACGGCATCTACGTGATCTTCGACATGCACGGCGTGATCGGCGGCCAGGGCACCGACCCCGACACGGGCCGCGCCAACGTCAACCAGTTCTGGAGCAACAGCGAATACCAGTCCGACACCGCCTGGATGTGGTGGCAGATCGCGAACCACTTCAAGGGCAACGCGACCGTGGCCGGCTACGACCTCATCAACGAGCCGACCGGCGCGCCGAACACGGCGGCGGTATGGAGCGCGTATGCGAAGCTCTATACCAGCATCCGCAGCGCCGACCCCGATCACATGATCTTCATCGAGGGCACGTTCGGCAACTGGAACTGGGACATGCTGCCCCCGCCTTCACAGTACGGCTGGACCAACGTCGTCTACGAGATGCACGAATACCAGTGGAACGCGAACGGCAACGCGTCGGTGATCGACGCGGGCGCGGACCGCCAGGCCACCGATTTCGCCAACCACGCCTCGTGGAACGTGCCTGGCTACATCGGCGAATTCAACGCGTTCCAGGGCGGCGCCGCCGCGTGGCAGCACAGCATCACGGCCTACGACAACGCCGGGCTGAGCTGGACCTCGTGGGCCTACAAGGCCGTGAACGGCGTGGCGCCGAACTACTGGGGCTGGTACGACCCGACCTACTGGCCGGCACGGCCGAACGTGTCGACCGATTCGGCCTCGGAGATCCAGCGCAAGTGGCAGCTGTGGTCGACCAGCGCGACCTTCGCGAAGAACACGGCGATCAACCTGAAGCCGTCTTATTGA